From the Leptospira biflexa serovar Patoc strain 'Patoc 1 (Paris)' genome, one window contains:
- a CDS encoding LIC11435 family protein, producing MWNKLFLIILFIFLFSVPIFSEPDGEEGTQHQLRWMEVDGATGYVLEIKNSSGYLVLSEKVKGTSYDLVNYTSGVYEHRVAVINKLGKVGSYSDWVKFEVVVSRVPTLSKDSVYSVSKEDKEKVFLLEGKDFIHPMKVYMVTGGKRIPAKKVVIESDGVAKATFVVDPDTDTGIYDLVLENPRNKTLTVKQRVVFSDTKEKAANFAKRQEKIISKEIPEDYYETPYFSTLWRSTVIPGWGQKYIDGKNWKLYVYPAIALSAAAVYANSYNRFISARSDYQSAVLLGVVLAERADTQVLWLLNRTNAEASFNRAKTELGVIQAGAGILGAFLIYNLVDSYFSAKRNVASYEPGFPIGNENQRFYATMGTESGFSQTKSGLELGPRYQIEISSRF from the coding sequence ATGTGGAATAAATTATTTTTAATCATACTTTTTATTTTTTTATTCAGTGTTCCGATTTTTTCGGAGCCTGATGGGGAAGAGGGCACGCAACACCAGTTACGTTGGATGGAAGTGGATGGGGCAACGGGTTATGTATTGGAGATTAAAAATTCCAGTGGATACTTAGTGCTTTCAGAAAAAGTAAAGGGTACAAGTTACGATTTAGTGAATTATACTTCCGGTGTATATGAACACAGAGTGGCAGTCATCAATAAACTAGGAAAAGTTGGTAGTTATTCCGATTGGGTCAAGTTCGAAGTAGTAGTATCCAGAGTTCCCACTTTGTCAAAGGATTCCGTATACTCCGTTTCAAAGGAAGATAAGGAAAAAGTTTTTTTATTAGAAGGGAAAGATTTCATCCATCCTATGAAAGTGTATATGGTCACAGGTGGAAAAAGGATTCCTGCAAAAAAAGTTGTCATCGAGTCAGATGGAGTCGCCAAAGCAACGTTTGTTGTTGATCCAGATACAGACACAGGCATCTATGATTTGGTCTTAGAAAATCCGCGGAACAAAACGTTGACTGTCAAACAACGCGTTGTATTTTCTGATACCAAAGAAAAAGCCGCCAATTTTGCGAAACGCCAAGAAAAAATCATTTCGAAAGAAATTCCTGAAGATTATTATGAGACTCCTTATTTTTCCACCCTTTGGCGTTCTACTGTCATACCTGGATGGGGGCAAAAATACATCGATGGAAAAAATTGGAAACTTTATGTTTATCCTGCCATCGCTCTCTCCGCCGCGGCAGTTTATGCCAATTCTTACAATCGATTCATCAGTGCGAGGTCTGATTACCAATCGGCGGTCTTACTTGGGGTTGTTCTTGCGGAGCGAGCCGATACACAAGTATTATGGTTACTCAATCGGACAAATGCAGAAGCTAGTTTTAATCGCGCAAAAACAGAGTTAGGTGTGATCCAAGCTGGGGCTGGGATTTTGGGAGCCTTTTTAATTTACAATTTGGTCGATTCTTATTTTTCGGCCAAACGAAATGTTGCTTCCTACGAACCAGGGTTTCCTATCGGGAATGAAAACCAAAGGTTCTACGCTACGATGGGAACCGAATCTGGTTTTTCACAAACAAAATCAGGACTCGAACTCGGCCCACGTTACCAAATCGAAATCTCTTCTCGTTTTTGA
- a CDS encoding FecR domain-containing protein, with the protein MRLLNDAKFVVTGLLLLILLFSFLLYRNLNFRANDSTEPTIGVITFKNKTVLRKYNDAVVWDLIESKTEVKNRDTIRTEGLSDAILTLNDGTKINISENSMILLDISDKNININFAYGSFEAAREGVASGDVKMNITAGDKTVEVANGDIKLDKTKSELNIKVDQGEAKLTSNGKEETIGKDQVANVTDSGVKVAKQLFRLVNPEDRKNIFSESGQERINFSLSGWNSDSAKRFNPVLEVSLFPDFSKSIMREKLTSASVSKKLEVGSYYWRVSYTDPLSKSKAVTEVNQFRILSDPSLKLLSPKNGDVISYSNEIPVIRFVWNLLDLYSSYTVQIARDNGFTDIVTLKQTQNQSLAFDQLKEGTYFAKIKAKSNLPGIQEKSTSVISFQIQKKTNTSPPELLEPNKGKVIAEEQTKSQLFFSWKDDKDFDSYQWELSTDINFGSILQSEKLKNNFFKLSSGLKVGTYFWRVKGLTNGGPSFESKPFPITVIAKEEMELIYPNQGAEVEVDDRNLVVLKWKKLTGKSNYEIEISRQSDFQTTLVKESVVGNYFEFRSKDYGKFFWRVRSLEGENNISVTRNFQMVSDIEPPNLLSPNRNETIDLFTKNFISFSWKPVEKVSAYRLRLIDVSGIREKVILTERITTNKYQMNEIQKLNVGRFRWEVSSLYKATDGSEKESVANKQDFFISVPELKVPKILTPGTIYVE; encoded by the coding sequence ATGCGTTTGTTAAATGATGCAAAATTTGTAGTAACAGGACTTCTCCTCCTCATCCTGTTGTTTTCATTTTTATTGTATCGTAATTTAAATTTTAGAGCCAATGATTCCACAGAACCAACCATAGGTGTCATCACTTTCAAGAACAAAACTGTGCTTCGAAAGTACAATGATGCTGTTGTTTGGGATTTAATCGAATCCAAAACTGAAGTGAAAAATCGAGATACGATCCGCACAGAAGGATTGTCCGATGCCATCTTAACCTTAAATGACGGGACAAAAATCAATATATCAGAAAATTCAATGATCCTATTGGATATTTCAGATAAAAATATCAATATTAATTTTGCTTACGGTTCCTTTGAAGCGGCACGGGAAGGAGTTGCTTCTGGTGATGTGAAAATGAATATCACGGCAGGGGATAAAACCGTCGAAGTGGCAAACGGTGATATCAAATTAGATAAAACCAAATCAGAACTCAATATCAAAGTAGACCAAGGGGAAGCGAAACTAACTTCCAATGGGAAAGAAGAAACGATCGGAAAGGACCAGGTTGCAAACGTTACCGATTCTGGTGTGAAGGTTGCCAAACAATTGTTTCGATTGGTAAACCCAGAAGATAGGAAAAATATCTTTTCCGAATCGGGACAAGAAAGAATCAATTTTTCGCTCTCTGGTTGGAATTCAGATTCTGCCAAACGATTCAATCCTGTTTTGGAAGTTTCTCTCTTTCCTGACTTTTCTAAATCCATCATGCGAGAAAAATTAACATCCGCTAGTGTCAGTAAAAAATTGGAAGTTGGTTCTTATTATTGGCGAGTGTCCTACACAGACCCATTGTCAAAATCAAAGGCTGTCACAGAAGTGAATCAGTTTCGAATCTTAAGTGATCCTTCTTTGAAACTTTTGTCTCCGAAAAATGGGGATGTGATTTCCTATTCGAACGAGATACCTGTCATTCGTTTTGTTTGGAATTTACTGGATTTATATTCTTCCTACACAGTTCAAATAGCTCGCGATAATGGATTTACAGACATTGTCACCTTAAAACAAACTCAAAATCAATCTCTTGCCTTTGATCAATTAAAAGAAGGAACTTATTTTGCAAAAATTAAGGCAAAATCCAATTTGCCAGGGATTCAGGAAAAATCCACATCTGTAATCTCCTTCCAAATTCAGAAAAAAACAAATACATCGCCACCAGAACTATTGGAACCAAACAAGGGGAAGGTGATCGCCGAGGAACAAACAAAATCACAATTATTTTTTTCATGGAAGGATGATAAGGATTTTGATTCCTACCAATGGGAACTCAGCACAGATATCAATTTTGGTTCTATTTTACAGTCCGAAAAACTGAAAAATAATTTTTTCAAATTGAGTAGTGGATTAAAAGTTGGGACCTATTTTTGGCGAGTGAAAGGGCTAACCAATGGGGGACCAAGTTTTGAATCAAAACCTTTTCCTATTACTGTCATTGCCAAAGAAGAAATGGAGCTGATTTATCCGAACCAAGGTGCTGAAGTAGAAGTGGATGATAGAAACCTTGTGGTTCTCAAATGGAAAAAATTAACGGGAAAATCCAATTACGAAATCGAAATTTCTCGCCAATCGGATTTTCAGACAACCCTTGTAAAAGAGTCTGTGGTTGGAAATTATTTTGAATTTAGGTCCAAAGATTATGGAAAGTTTTTTTGGCGAGTACGGTCCTTAGAAGGTGAAAACAATATCAGTGTGACAAGAAATTTTCAAATGGTTTCCGATATTGAACCACCAAATCTTCTCTCTCCCAACCGAAATGAAACGATCGATTTATTCACAAAAAATTTTATCAGTTTCAGCTGGAAACCTGTGGAAAAAGTTTCAGCTTATCGTCTGAGACTCATCGATGTTTCAGGAATCCGTGAAAAGGTGATCCTTACGGAAAGGATCACAACAAATAAATATCAGATGAATGAGATCCAAAAATTAAATGTGGGTCGGTTTCGTTGGGAAGTATCATCCTTATATAAGGCAACCGATGGATCGGAAAAAGAATCCGTTGCAAACAAACAGGATTTTTTCATTTCCGTCCCTGAGTTAAAAGTTCCGAAAATCCTCACACCCGGTACCATCTATGTGGAATAA